The genomic segment TACCGCCGACTGGCGGTCGCCGGCTCGATCCCGAGCACGACCGCCACTTCCTGGTTCGACAGCTCTTCGAGGTTCCGCAGCGCAAGTATTTCGCGGTCCGCCGACGATAATCGCGCGACGGCGTCGTGAACCTGCCGTGTCCGTTCCATGCTGTCGAGGCGATGTTCCGGGCTGTGGTCGCCGGCCAAGAGGTGTCGGACGAGGCAGCCGGACGAGCCGTCAAGCAGGGGAACTTCGCGGCGGACGGACCGGCGGGCGGCCCCGAGGTGGAAGCGCTCGGCCATGAGGAGGCGCTGGTGTGCCGTCTCCCGCAGCCACAGGCGGAACGCCATCGGCCGGCGGAGCAAATAGTCCGGAAGCCGGCGAACCGCTTCCAGCATCGACTCCTGCACGATGTCCGACGGATCGACGCGAGACCGGAGCCGGCCGTCGATCCGGAGCGCGACGACCTGCCGGAGATAGGCGCGGTGCCGGTCGA from the Frigoriglobus tundricola genome contains:
- a CDS encoding sigma-70 family RNA polymerase sigma factor; the protein is MDEVDPNTADTECLLNRAGRGEPEAFDQLFDRHRAYLRQVVALRIDGRLRSRVDPSDIVQESMLEAVRRLPDYLLRRPMAFRLWLRETAHQRLLMAERFHLGAARRSVRREVPLLDGSSGCLVRHLLAGDHSPEHRLDSMERTRQVHDAVARLSSADREILALRNLEELSNQEVAVVLGIEPATASRRYGRALLRLREELTRAGRPEDRS